A window of Candidatus Nomurabacteria bacterium genomic DNA:
TTGCCAAGATCGCATGTGAAAGATGTAAAAAGGAATCTACTCTTGATGGAGTTTCCGAACTGGTGACTCCTACACAAGAATATACGGATCATATCCTTCGTCATACAGAACTAGAAGATATATGGGGTATAAATCGCCGCTGGGGGATGAAACTACGTATTTATGGTATAGAGAATGCTTACGATCTGGCTAATTGTGATGGTTTGTCACTTAGAAAGCGGACAAATGTGATGGTCTATAGAACACATCTAGAGCTTCGGGGATATTCGTACTTTGCTTTAGAAGGTATTCCAGTACCAAAGAAAACTATTGCATCGACCAGGTCATTTGGACGCCCGGTTGTTGATAGAACAGAAATGCGAGAGGCGATCGCGAAGTATGTTGCGACTGCTTGTGAGAAATTGAGGAGGCAGAGGTCTGTTGCTTCGTCGATATATGTATTTTTGCATACAAATCCGTTCCATAAGGATAAACCTTTCTATTCAAACGGTTGTACCGTCAATCTAGCTCAACCATCCTCAGATACCAGAGACCTACTCAATTCTGCTTTGTTAGGGATGGACAGGATATATATAAATGGATATGCGTATAAGAAAGCCGGGATTATCATCTCAGATATCACGCCTCTTTCTAACTTGCAGTTTTCACTTTTTGAAGAAAGGAAGATCCGACATAGATCCGAGCAATTGATGGAAGCTGTTGATGATGTGAATCGTACATGGGGACGATCTACCGTCAGATTGGGAGCAGAAGGTTTCGATCAAAGTTGGCATATGCAAAGAAATCTGTTATCAAGAAGGTATACAACATCTTGGAGTGAACTGTTAGAAGTAGTTTGATGACCAAGATCTAATTTTTGAGTAAATGCACAATGCAAAAGGTTGTTTTGATCACCGGGTGCTCTTCGGGAATAGGTCTTGCCACAGCAAAATTATTTGCCGAAAAGGATTGGAGGGTGATAGCTACTATGAGAGATACATCAAAGGCTTCAGATGATCTAGACAAGGATTCGATCTTGGTAGAGAAATTAGATGTTACGGTTCAGGAAGATATTGATAATATCGAAAGATTGATCCAGGAGAAATACAACGGACAGATAGATCTTTTGGTTAACAATGCAGGTTACGGTATGTTTGGCTTCTTCGAAACGATCTCTGAAAAGCAGATCCGACATCAGTACGATGTTAACGTTTTTGGATTAATGGCTGTCACAAGGATGGTGATCCCATTTATGAGAGCTCGTAAATCAGGATGTATAATCAACATATCTTCTGTTGTTGGTAAATTCTCATTTCCAGTTGGTGGGATATATGCAAGTACGAAATGGGCAGTTGAGGCTTTTTCTGAGCAGATCCTACACGAATTGAGGCAATTTGGTATCAAAGTCAAGGTTGTAGAACCAGGCCCTATTGAGACAAATTTCGCCGGTTCATCTATGAAACTTGGTGAGAAGAAGTTAAAGGAATACAAGAATACATCTAATGAACTGAAACAAGGTAGTGGGGACACACCTTCTGGTGTCCAAGGACCTGAAGTAGTGGCAAAAGTTATATACCGGGCCGCTACATCGGATAACGGAGCTTTTAGATACCCTGCAGGTCGCTATGCTGGAACAATTCTCCTTGCTCGTAAAATACTTTCTGATAGGATCTGGAACTTTTTACTCGGAAAAAAGAGGTTTTAAAAAATTTGAGTGAAAAATATTGAAAGGCAAAAACAAATTGAGAACGTAAATGATTATAGAAATGAGAGTCGAAAGAGAATGTTACGTCGGCTCATTCAACAACTTCCAAAATATCTAGGTTCTTTGATGATCATTATTGCCCTGTATCTCGTTTCAACACGATCCTCCATCTTTCAGCTAAAAGAGGTCAGGATAGAATATGTTGGGGATCCGGTTTCTCAATACATGGATATTGAAACGATTGATAGAGATCTAGAACAAAGATATATGTCCCAAAACTACTTCTTGATCGATCCTGTAACTATACGTGATCAGGCTAGTATGGTTTCAACATTTATCGATCAAGTCATCGTGACCAAGATATTCCCTGATGCTATCGAGTTGAGGATATTACTGCGAGAGCCTTATTTACGAGTTGAACACCAAGAGAGCTGTTATTTGATAGATAGTAATAATGAAGTCTTGATCGCTGAACGTTCAGTAGTACCAACTGATTCAGATGGCGAGAATAACTCTGGGGTTGCGGATAATGCGAGTATTGCAAATAATTCAGGGATTGGAAATAACGCAGAGAGTACTAATAATCAGCAAAGTGTAGTTGATTCAGATAATGCAGAAAATCCAGAGAATCCAGAGAATGAAGATCTCACAAAAGAATCGCTAGGCAAAGTAAATGCACTAACTGGGGTAGTAGATGATCCTTGCGTTATCATGCGTACTCTTACTGGTGTTATACCTGTCTCAGTTACTGATCCATCTATCCAGAATATATTTAACTCTAACAAATTCATCTATTTCGATCAGATATATGTTCTATATGGCATATTAGATGATCAGGGTTATGAGATAAATTCGATAAATGTCATGGGAGACGGAAGTATTATTCAGTTAACTGGAGGTGTCAGTGTAGTCGTTGATCTTGATGATGATTTCGATATCCAAGCTAAGAGATTGGTCTTGGTACTAGCACAAATGGACATTGATAGACCGGATTTCAAGCAGGTTGATGTCAGGTATAAACGTCCCGTACTTCATAAGTAATATAAAGCGTTCTCTTGCACGTGCAAGAAATTT
This region includes:
- a CDS encoding Y-family DNA polymerase, whose translation is MFYGLIDCNNFFASCERAFRPELKDRPVVVLSNNDGCVVARSQEAKALGIPMGIPLFKIKDLVEDQRVNVFSSNYTLYSDMSRRVVDIAREEVRDLEIYSIDEAFFTLNSISPNLVKQKMRELRERILKSTGIPVSIGLAKTKTLAKIACERCKKESTLDGVSELVTPTQEYTDHILRHTELEDIWGINRRWGMKLRIYGIENAYDLANCDGLSLRKRTNVMVYRTHLELRGYSYFALEGIPVPKKTIASTRSFGRPVVDRTEMREAIAKYVATACEKLRRQRSVASSIYVFLHTNPFHKDKPFYSNGCTVNLAQPSSDTRDLLNSALLGMDRIYINGYAYKKAGIIISDITPLSNLQFSLFEERKIRHRSEQLMEAVDDVNRTWGRSTVRLGAEGFDQSWHMQRNLLSRRYTTSWSELLEVV
- a CDS encoding SDR family oxidoreductase codes for the protein MQKVVLITGCSSGIGLATAKLFAEKDWRVIATMRDTSKASDDLDKDSILVEKLDVTVQEDIDNIERLIQEKYNGQIDLLVNNAGYGMFGFFETISEKQIRHQYDVNVFGLMAVTRMVIPFMRARKSGCIINISSVVGKFSFPVGGIYASTKWAVEAFSEQILHELRQFGIKVKVVEPGPIETNFAGSSMKLGEKKLKEYKNTSNELKQGSGDTPSGVQGPEVVAKVIYRAATSDNGAFRYPAGRYAGTILLARKILSDRIWNFLLGKKRF